CCGGCCGTTCGGGGAACTCGAAACGATACAGCAATTCGTCCTGCGCCAGCGCGCTTTTTCCACCCACCAGGTGGCGGATATGCAGCTTGGCCAGCTCGTCGTGGGTCAGGTCGAGGGTGCGAAAATCGTGTTCCTCGAAGGTGCGCGCGAGCAGGCCCGACTCGCTGCGGCTGCCCACCTGGACGCCCACGAAGATATGCGCTTCGCGCGCGTCGCTGATGCGGTAGTTGAATTCGGTGACATTGCGCGGGCCGACCAAGGCGCAGAAGCGGCGAAAGCTCCCGCGCTGCTCGGGAATCGTCACCGCAAACACCGCCTCGCGCGATTCGCCCAGCTCCGCGCGTTCGGCCACAAAGCGCAGGCGGTCGAAGTTCATGTTGGCGCCGCAGGCGATCGCCACCAGGGTCTCGGCCTTGACCGGATTCTTGTCCATCTGCGAGCGTTCGATATACGCCTTGGCGCCGGCCACGGCCAGCGCGCCGGCCGGCTCCAGGATGCTGCGGGTGTCCTGGAACACGTCCTGGATCGCGGCGCAGATCGCGTCGGTATCGACGATGATGATCTCGTCCACCACCTGCTGCGCCACGCGGAAGGTCTCTTCGCCCACCAGCCGCACCGCGGTGCCGTCCGAGAACAGGCCGACATCCGTGAGGGTTACGCGCTGGCCGGCCTTCAGGCTGCGGGCCATCGCATCCGAATCGATGCTTTGCACGCCAATGATGCGGATATCCGGGCGCACCGCCTTGACATACGCGCCGACCCCGGAAATCAGGCCGCCACCGCCGATGGCGACAAAGATCGCATGGATCGGGCCCGAATGCTGGCGCAGGATCTCCATGCCGATCGTGCCCTGGCCGGCGATCACGTCGGGGTCGTCAAACGGATGCACGAAGGTCAGGCGCTGCTCCTTTTCGAGCAGCAGCGCGTGGTTGTAGGCGTCGGTGTACGAGTCGCCATGCAGCACCACTTCGACATGCGCCGCGCCGCGCGACTTGACGGCGTCGATCTTCACCTGCGGGGTGGTGGTGGGCATCACGATCAGCGCGCGGCAGTTCAGGCGCGCGGCCGACAGCGCCACGCCCTGGGCATGGTTGCCGGCCGAGGCGCAGATCACGCCGCGCTTGAGCTGTTCCAGCGTCAGGTTGGCCATCTTGTTATAAGCCCCGCGCAGCTTGAAGCTGAACACGCTTTGCATGTCCTCGCGCTTGAAGTAGATGCGGTTGCCCATGCGGCCAGAGAGGGTCGGCGCGTATTCGAGCGGGGTTTCTTGGGCGACGTCGTAGACGCGCGCGGTCAGGATTTTCTTGAGGTAGTCGGTAGTCATGGTCGGCAATCGGTGAATGCTGCCAGAGGGGATGGCTGGCGGGCCGGACGACGCACACTGTTCCGCCAGCAGGGATGACCGAGGCGCGCAGTACGCTACGCGGCCCTGGATGGCGGGCCCGGCGTATCGTGTCGTTACGTTAAGTGATCCTCATTATAATGGAGCCCATGACCTCCCTGCTCATCCCTGATTCGTTTCGCCCCCGCCCGTTCGGGCTTGTCAGCGCCACCCCGTCCCCTCGATGATCGAATCCGCCGTCCTCTGGCTGCTCAAAGTGCTGGCCGCGCCGGCCGTCGGGCTCAGCTCCGTGTTCATCATCAGCTTCATTTCCGCCACCTTGCTGCCGCTCGGCTCCGAGCCGGCGGTGTTTGCCGTGATCAAGGCCAATCCCGCCATGTTCTGGCCAGCGATCCTGGTGGCCACCTGCGGCAATACGCTGGGTGGGGCGGTCGATTATTTCGTCGGCTACCGCGCCAAGATCGCCTTTGCCAAAGACCGCCAGAGCCGCTGGTTCGGCTGGCTCAAGAAATACGGCGCCAAGACCATGCTGCTGTCCTGGCTGCCGGGCGTGGGCGACCCGCTGTGCACGCTGGCCGGCTGGCTGCACCTGCCGTTCTGGCCAAGCGTGATGTACATGGCGATCGGCAAATTCGCGCGCTATGTGACCATGACCGTGGCGCTACTGTATATCCCGGACGGGTTCTGGAAGAACCTGGGTGACCTGCTGGGACGCTGGATCGGCTAGGCGCCCCGCCGAGGCAGAGAGAATTGGCGAGGATTGGGCGCGGCGTGCTGGCTATACTGGGCCCATATGAGTCGACTCCCCTTGTACGCCAGCGCGTCCAGCGCCCCCGGCAGCTTGCTCGCCGATCGCCGCCTGCTGGGCGCTTGCGTCACGCTGCTGGTCCATGCGGCGCTGCTGATCGGCTGGCAGATGACGCGCAGCCTGCCGCCGCAGGCGGACCCGCAAGCGGCCGTGGTGCAGTGGCTGCGCTTGATACCGACGGCGCCGCGTAGCGACGCCGCGCCGGCCTTGCCTGCTGCGCCGCCGCCAGCGCAATTACGCCGCCGAGCGCCGCAGCAGCTCGTGCGCCGCAGTTCACCCAGCGTTGCGCTGGCAGCGCCAGGCGCTACGCCGCAACCGGCGCTGCCGGCCGCAGCAGGGGCGCCAGCGCCCGCTGCCGCAGCACCCGCGCCGGGTGTCAGCGCCTTCATGGACAGCGCCGGCGCAGCGTCGGCGGCATCGACCGCGCGCTGCGCAAGGACAGCCGGGCGACCATCGTGGCGCCGCCAGACAGCCCGGTGCTGCGCATGCGCCAAGGCATGGAGCTGGCGCGCACGCTGGCGCCGCCGCGCCTATGGGAAGCGCCCAAGGTCGAAGAGTTGGTGAACAATACTGGCGACGGCGCGCGCCGCACCCGCGTCATCACCGGCAATGGCACTTACTGCCTCACCGAGCGCTCGCCCGCAACCAATGTCGAGATGATTGAAATGCACGGCAAGCAGCGTTTCTCCAGCTGCCCCAGGCACGAGACGCCGGCCACGAAACAGGTATGGCGTAGCGCGCGCGATTGACCGCAACGGCCGGTTTCTACCGCTCGCCATTGTCGTGGGCTGCCTCGACGGCAAGCTGATATGCTGCGCCGAGCGGTCAGCTGCGGCCCGCGACCGACCCTTCCGTGAATATGCGCGCCCCCCATGAAAGAACGTGAATGAGTACCACAGAAAAAACCATGATTGCCGAGTTGGCGTTCCAGCTCGGCAAGGTGACAAGACAAGCAGTCGATAACCGGGGCGCCAAGGCTACTCCGGCCGAGCTGACCAGGATCGCGAACGATTTGCTCGAAGCGGGAGAAGAGAAAGTTGCCAGCGACGTGCTGATGCTGTTTGTGGCGGGCTTTGAAGAAGGCAGTCCTCCCGAGCGACGAATCGACCCGGAAAGTCGCGCGTAGCGGATTTTCGACCGGCTGTGTTTATCATGGCAAGCTAAGCCATCTCGGCGTTTCGTGCTGGCAGGCCGCCTTACGCAATATGCCTTTTCCCTCGTTCATGCAAACGAATGATGCACTACGGCCAGTTTATGCTGACGAAATTTGCATAAACTGCTGACTATTGGCATTTCCTTGCGCGACCTGTGGTCATTTTCTTAGCGCCCGCCAGCGTGGTGCAGCGCAATAAGCTAGAATGAACCTCCTTCGGGCGCCCCCGAAATGCCGAGTCGAATCCATGAACGCCCCTGCACAACTCCATACCCTGCTTGCCGACAGCGCTCCCGCGCGCCTGCGCGAGATTCCGTACAACTACACCTCGTTCTCCGACCGCGAAATCGTGATCCGGCTACTGGGTGAGTCGTCGTGGCGGCTGCTCGACGAGCTGCGCGGCGCGCGCCAGACCGGGCGCTCGGCGCGCATGCTGTACGAGGTGCTGGGCGATATCTGGGTGGTCCGGCGCAACCCCTATCTGCAGGACGACCTGCTGGACAACCCGAAGCGCCGCCAGAAGCTGATCGACGCGCTGCACCACCGGTTGGGCGAAGTCGACAAGCGCCGCTTGAGCGTGGACGCCAGCGCCGACGGCGGGCCTGAGGCCGCGGCCAGCCGCAATGCCGCGGTCGAGCAAC
Above is a genomic segment from Massilia sp. H6 containing:
- a CDS encoding YqaA family protein; the encoded protein is MIESAVLWLLKVLAAPAVGLSSVFIISFISATLLPLGSEPAVFAVIKANPAMFWPAILVATCGNTLGGAVDYFVGYRAKIAFAKDRQSRWFGWLKKYGAKTMLLSWLPGVGDPLCTLAGWLHLPFWPSVMYMAIGKFARYVTMTVALLYIPDGFWKNLGDLLGRWIG
- the ilvA gene encoding threonine ammonia-lyase, biosynthetic, with protein sequence MTTDYLKKILTARVYDVAQETPLEYAPTLSGRMGNRIYFKREDMQSVFSFKLRGAYNKMANLTLEQLKRGVICASAGNHAQGVALSAARLNCRALIVMPTTTPQVKIDAVKSRGAAHVEVVLHGDSYTDAYNHALLLEKEQRLTFVHPFDDPDVIAGQGTIGMEILRQHSGPIHAIFVAIGGGGLISGVGAYVKAVRPDIRIIGVQSIDSDAMARSLKAGQRVTLTDVGLFSDGTAVRLVGEETFRVAQQVVDEIIIVDTDAICAAIQDVFQDTRSILEPAGALAVAGAKAYIERSQMDKNPVKAETLVAIACGANMNFDRLRFVAERAELGESREAVFAVTIPEQRGSFRRFCALVGPRNVTEFNYRISDAREAHIFVGVQVGSRSESGLLARTFEEHDFRTLDLTHDELAKLHIRHLVGGKSALAQDELLYRFEFPERPGALMRFLDSMAPNWNISLFHYRNQGGDVGRILVGLQVPVAEMDEFRQFLATLGYRYWDESANPVYQLFLGG